The DNA window GCCGCTCGTCCTCTGGAGAAGGTCTCCCGGTCCTACTTGACGCCCAGGAGCTCGACCTCGAACAGGAGAGTCGCTCCCGGCGGGATGACGTTGCCGGCCCCGCGGTCGCCGTAGCCGATCTGCGGCGGGATGAGGAGGGTCCGCTTGCCGCCGACCTTCATCGTGCCGACGCCCTCGTCCCAGCCCGCGATGACGCGCCCGACACCGAGCTCGAACTCGAACGGCTAGCCCCCGGGTCGACCGAGCTGTCGAACTTCTCGCCCTTCTCCCCGTTCTCCAAAAGCCACCCCGTGTAGTGCATGACCCAGGTGTTGCCCTTCTTCGGGGGCGACGCTCCCGGTGCCCACCACGGAGATCCTCGTACTGGAGGCCGCTCTCGGTCTTCTCCATCTTTTTCTCCTTCTTGGCGCTCTTCCTCGACGAGGGCATCGGGGCTTCTCCGCCTTCGTCACCTTTCGGGCCTTCCGTCACTGGCGCGACGAGAAGCGGCTGGAGGAAGAGCAACGAGGAGGGCCGGCGATCACAACATGTTATTCCTCCTCATCTCCCCGGGCGTCCCGGGCGAGGTCTGCGTAACCCGTGGGGAATAACGGGCAGGCGATCACGCCTCCTGGGCGCGCACGAAGCTCTCGGTACAGATCCTCGGCGTATTCGCGGCCGCCGATGTAGAGCGGGGTCCGCTGGTGGCTGCGCGGGATCGGACGTCGAGGATCCTCTGCGTGCCGCTCGACGCCACTCCGCCCGCCTCCTCGAGCACCATGGCGACCGGCGCGGCCTCGTACCAGCAGCCTCAGCTTGCCCTCCGGCGATTTGTCGGTCGCCGGGTAAGAAGACGCCGCCCCTCAGGAGGATCCGGTGGACGTCGACGACGAGGGCCCCTGAGTAGCGCGGGGCGAGGGCGGCCGCGCCCGGGGTCGGGCGTCCGGAGCCGCTTCGACGAACGCCGCGGCCCGGCCTCCCACTCGTGCCGATGAAGCCTTCGTTGCCGGCGTAGTAGGTGCGCTGCGCGGGGATCCGGATGTCGGGGTGCGAGAGGAGGAACTCGCCGATCCCCGGGTCGAGCGTGAAGCCCTGGACGCCCGCCTTCGGTCCCGCCGTGTAGACGAGCATCGTGGCGGGGCCGTAGACGAAGTAGCCCGCGACGACCTGCTG is part of the Holophagales bacterium genome and encodes:
- a CDS encoding fructose-1,6-bisphosphatase, which produces MTSTETIGTRLHRHLFETERRYPQATGELSALLSQLALAGKRIAASSPAPASRRSSAPSGKTNVQGETQQKLDALANDIFLEAFAYGQLVPTVVTEEMDLPRASPENEAVAASAGKYVVFVDPLDGSSNLDINGAVGSVFSVRRIGGSGPIHSEAELLARISQQQVVAGYFVYGPATMLVYTAGPKAGVQGFTLDPGIGEFLLSHPDIRIPAQRTYYAGNEGFIGTSGRPGRGVRRSGSGRPTPGAAALAPRYSGALVVDVHRILLRGGVFLPGDRQIAGGQAEAAGTRPRRSPWCSRRRAEWRRAARRGSSTSDPAQPPADPALHRRPRIRRGSVPRASCAPRRRDRLPVIPHGLRRPRPGRPGR